From Xenopus tropicalis strain Nigerian chromosome 3, UCB_Xtro_10.0, whole genome shotgun sequence, the proteins below share one genomic window:
- the adam9 gene encoding disintegrin and metalloproteinase domain-containing protein 9 precursor (The RefSeq protein has 2 substitutions compared to this genomic sequence): protein MAATYPSHPFSIGICLVAICTLIQGIEQTSFLSSYNIIIPQKVARARRDTAGSSGENSLSYAIEVEGKKHVLHLEKNRDFIASDFAVYTYAANGSIVSSQLQDKEHCHYQGYAEGVPGSVAAISTCSGLRGMLHLQNSSYGIEPLDSSDKFQHLIYRLEDVKSEPMVCGVTAADKEPETDINPLSMTQLLRRKRAVLHQTRYVELFLVVDKERFDMLGRNETAVRAEMVQLSNYLDSMYTMLNIRIVLVGLMIWTDGNKIGIDGTAGDVLGRFVQWRETSLVSLRRHDSAQLVLKKGFGGTAGMAFVGTVCSRSHAGGINVFSHYNVQSFASIVAHELGHNLGMNHDDGRNCLCSVDTCIMNSGATGSKNFSSCSEEDFEKLTLSKGGTCLLNMPKPDEAYSAPFCGNKLVDIGEECDCGSPKECEKDPCCEPGTCKLRSGAQCAYGTCCQNCRFSSGGTVCRAVANECDLPEYCNGSSPFCQPDVYIQNGHPCQNSKAYCYNGMCQYYDAQCQAIFGSKAKSAPPVCYQEVNSKGDRFGNCGFQGSDYRKCDTRNARCGKLQCENVETMPVFGIRPSYIQTPIHGTTTICWGVDFQLGSDVPDPAMVNEGTKCDEGKICSKFQCVDASVLQYDCDVQKKCGGNGVCNTNKNCHCNEGWAFPNCQTKGYGGSIDSGPTYNDKDTSLRDGLLVFFFLIVPLLALGAFVFFRRNELKRRFCRKKRSQAHEVDNKNQTGGERQASGPPRNTAAPGRGVPNPGPPRNAHNVPPNRGTQPTGPPRNMPNPAQNQGPSGPPRNVPPAGPYRSTPATSPPHSTPYQPNNFAVPTYTVKQPQHTPSRPPLPHQREAAANITPSRPAPAPPL, encoded by the exons AGACTTCATTGCCAGTGACTTTGCAGTCTATACATATGCAGCAAATGGAAGTATAGTATCAAGCCAGCTTCAAGATAAG GAGCACTGTCATTATCAGGGCTATGCAGAGGGGGTCCCAGGATCTGTGGCGGCCATCAGCACCTGCTCCGGCTTACG GGGCATGTTGCACCTACAGAACTCGAGCTATGGAATTGAACCCTTGGACTCCTCAGACAAGTTCCAGCATCTGATCTATCGTCTAGAGGATGTCAAGAGTGAGCCAATGGTGTGCGGGGTGACAGCCGCTGACAAAGAGCCAGAGACTGACATAAACCCACTCAGTATGACTCAGCTCCTGcgg AGGAAGAGGGCCGTTCTCCACCAGACAAGATACGTGGAGCTCTTCTTAGTTGTGGACAAGGAACGG tttgACATGCTCGGCAGGAATGAAACGGCTGTGAGGGCGGAGATGGTGCAACTGTCAAATTATCTGGACAGT ATGTATACAATGCTGAACATTCGGATTGTCCTGGTCGGCCTGATGATCTGGACAGATGGCAATAAGATCGGCATTGATGGGACAGCAGGGGATGTCCTGGGGCGCTTTGTACAGTGGCGTGAAACTAGCTTGGTCTCCCTGCGTAGACATGACAGCGCCCAGCTTGTCCT GAAGAAAGGCTTTGGTGGCACAGCGGGCATGGCGTTTGTGGGCACAGTATGCTCTAGAAGTCACGCCGGTGGTATCAATGTG TTCTCTCACTACAATGTCCAGTCCTTTGCTTCCATTGTTGCCCATGAACTGGGACACAACCTCGGAATGAACCACGACGACGGGCGAAACTGCTTGTGTTCAGTGGATACCTGCATCATGAACTCTGGTGCCAC GGGCTCCAAAAACTTCAGCAGCTGCAGTGAGGAAGACTTTGAGAAGCTGACACTCAGCAAGGGCGGGACTTGCCTTCTGAATATGCCTAAACCCGATGAGGCTTACAGCGCCCCCTTCTGTGGAAACAAACTTGTGGATATAGGGGAGGAGTGTGACTGTGGGAGCCCCAAG GAATGTGAGAAGGATCCATGCTGTGAGCCTGGCACGTGCAAGCTGCGCTCTGGAGCCCAGTGTGCCTACGGAACCTGCTGCCAAAACTGCCGG TTCTCCTCTGGTGGTACAGTCTGCAGGGCAGTGGCCAATGAATGTGACCTCCCAGAGTACTGCAATGGCTCCTCCCCTTTCTGCCAGCCAGATGTCTACATCCAGAATGGGCACCCGTGCCAGAACAGTAAAGCCTACTGCTACAATGGCATGTGTCAGTATTATGATGCCCAGTGCCAGGCTATCTTTGGATCAA AGGCCAAATCCGCTCCTCCAGTTTGCTACCAAGAAGTAAACTCCAAAGGGGACCGATTTGGGAACTGTGGGTTCCAAGGTTCCGATTACAGAAAATGTGATACCAG GAATGCTCGCTGTGGGAAGCTGCAGTGTGAGAATGTGGAGACCATGCCTGTGTTTGGGATTCGGCCTTCCTACATTCAAACGCCTATCCACGGCACCACTACCATTTGCTGGGGAGTGGATTTCCAGCTCGGCTCTGATGTCCCCGATCCTGCCATGGTGAACGAAGGCACCAAGTGTGACGAGGGCAAG ATCTGCAGTAAATTCCAGTGCGTTGATGCATCTGTTCTTCAGTATGACTGCGATGTGCAGAAGAAGTGTGGAGGAAATGGG gtttgCAACACTAATAAGAACTGTCATTGTAACGAGGGCTGGGCCTTCCCTAACTGCCAAACGAAAGGCTATGGGGGCAGCATTGACAGCGGGCCCACATATAATG ATAAAGACACATCTCTCAGGGATGGACTACTGGTTTTCTTCTTCCTTATTGTGCCTCTTTTGGCTCTCGGAGCCTTTGTATTCTTCAGGAGGAATGAGCTGAAACGAAGGTTCTGCAGGAAAAAACGCTCACAAGCCCACGA AGTTGACAATAAAAATCAAACAGGAGGAGAGAGGCAAGCATCAGGGCCACCAAGGAATACAGCTGCACCTGGAAGGGGTGTTCCAAACCCAGGTCCGCCCAGGAATGCCCACAATGTTCCACCCAACCGAGGGACACAACCAACTGGCCTGCCAAGGAACATGCCAAACCCAGCACAAAATCAGGGCCCTTCTGGCCCCCCTAGAAATGTGCCACCTGCTGGACCTTATAGAAGTACGCCAGCTACTTCACCCCCTCACAGCACT CCCTATCAACCGAATAACTTTGCTGTTCCAACATATACGGTGAAACAGCCTCAGCATACGCCATCTAG GCCACCTCTGCCTCACCAAAGAGAAGCAGCTGCCAATATAACACCGTCTCGCCCAGCCCCTGCCCCGCCACTATAG